In the genome of Arthrobacter alpinus, the window CACCTGGTTATGGGTGCGTGGCACTGTTGCCAGCGCCGCGCTGGTGTGCCAAGCTCGCTTTATGAGCGCCAACGAAGCCCAAGAGTCCGATCCCTTCGACGCCTCCGTCCGGATGACCCGTAACGATTCCCGGCATCGCTACGAGCTCTTTGAACATGAGGAACTGGCCGTGATCAGTACGTTCAAGGATCTCCCTGGCCACATTGATTTTGAGCACACCATTAGTCAGCCCGGTTTTGAAGGGCGCGGTCTGGCAAAAATTCTTGCCCGCTATGCCCTCGACGATGTTGTTGCCTCCGGCAAGCGTGTCATCCCGCACTGCCCATATATTTCGCGGTTCATTGCGAAGCACCCGGACCTTTACAACCAGTACACAGACTTCCCTGAGGGCCCCTAAATGGAACGTCCAACCGCATTGGTCACGGGAGCCACCTCCGGCATTGGCGCCGAGTTTGCGCAGCAGCTGGGACGCTCGCAACACGATCTCATCCTCGTTGCCCGGGATGTTGTGCGGTTGGAGGCAAAGGCCGTGAGACTACGGACCGAATACGGCGTTAATGTGGAGGTTCTGCCTGCAGACTTGGTGACGGACCATGGCGTCGCCTCCGTCTGCGCCCGGCTGGCAGACTCCGCAAAACCGGTCTCCATGCTGGTAAATAATGCAGGTTTTAGCTTGGTGAATGCTTTCGAGCGGAACACCATTGATGAAGAATCGGCGCACCTGCGCATTTTGGCCCAGACTCCCATGGAGCTAGCGCATGCAGTTCTTCCGGGAATGCTGGAACGCGGCACCGGAAGCATTATCAATGTGGCCAGTGTTTCGGCGTTCATTCCCCGCGGAACATACGGGGCTGCGAAGTCATGGCTGGTCAGCTTTAGCCGTTTTGCCAACCTTAGGTATGGGCCAAAGGGAGTGAGGGTAACGGCTGTATGTCCGGGATTCGTGCACACCGAGTTCCATGAACGCATGGGGGCCAATATGCGCGGAGTGCGCCCATGGATGTGGCTCGATGCCGGGCGGGTAGTACGTGTTGGCTTGGCCGCCAACATGGCAGGTAAAGCCGTGAGCATCCCCTCGCGCCGCTATGCCACGCTCATGGCGCTGAACCGGTTGTTGCCGGACCGGCTTGCGGCCGCGGCAGGTAACCGCGGCCGCTGAAATCTGCCATAAGCGAGGCAATGTTACCGTGGATCAGCCATCTGACTCGGGCCGACCAACAGTGACTGGAATGCCTGCACCGGGGGTAGCAGGCTCATAGGAATCGTCAAAGGGCATGTGGTCCATGTCCAGCAACGGGTTGTCATCCTGGGTAGCCACCAATTCCTGTGCCTCCTCGAGCGTTGCCACACTCGGCATGGACCCTGGCAGCGGTTTCTGTGCAGATTCCCGCAGGAAGTAGATGGCAACCGCGCCAATCGCGGAGGTCAACATCAGGTAATACGCGGGCATCATGTCGTTGCCGGTCATGGTGATCAGGCCCTGGATGATGAACGGGGCGGTGCCGCCAAAGATCGCCACGGCAAAGTTGTAGGAGATCCCCATACCGCCGTATCGGCTGGACGTCGGGAACAACGCCGGCAGTGCCGAGGCCAAGTTTGCCACGTAGAACGTGACGGGGAAGGCGATCAGGGCCAGGCCCAGCAGGGTGGTCCAAACAGGACCAACGCCAATTAGGAGGAAGGCGGGGACGGCGAGCACCACTGTGCTGATCGCCCCGACCCACAGAACGGGGCGGCGGCCCACCCTGTCGGAAAGACGCCCCGTAAGCGGAATGCACAGGGCCATGGCGACCAGAATGGGAATGGTCAGCAGGGTTCCGTGGACGGGGTCATAACCCTTTGAATCCGTCAGGTACGTGGGCATGTAGGAGGTCAGCGCGTAACCTACGGTATTGGCAGCGGCCACCAGCACCATGGCCAGCACCACCTGACGCCAGTAAACCTTGACCAAGCGGACGGGGCCGCTTGACGTGGCTTCGTCGCTGGCGGCGGCGGATTTGGCGTTCTCCTCGTTGGCGTCCAAAGTTGCCTGGAACTGGGGAGACTCCTCGATCTTCATGCGGAAGTACACGGCGATGAGCCCGAGGGGGCCCGCAATCAAGAAGGGCAGGCGCCAGCCCCACTGCTCCATGGCTTCTTGGCCGAGCGTTAGCTGCAGCACCGAGACCAGCGCGGCACCGATGGCGAATCCCATGTAGCTGCCGAGGTCCAAAATGCTGGCAAAGAATCCGCGCCGGTTGTCCGGCGCATACTCGCTGACAAAGGTGGTTGCACCGGCGTACTCACCGCCGGTGGAGAAGCCCTGAACAAGCTTCAGCAGGACCAACAGCACGGCGGCCCAGATGCCGATCTGGGCATATCCGGGCAGCAGCCCAACGGCGAACGTTGAGGCAGCCATGACGATGAGTGTGGCGGCGAGTACTTTCTGCCGCCCAATCTTGTCACCGAGCCAGCCAAACACGACTCCGCCGAGTGGGCGGGCCAGGAAGGTGGCGGCAAATGTACCGAGCAGGAAGAGCGTTTGTACCGAGGGGTCTGAATCCGGCAAAAATACCGGTCCCATGGTGCCGATCAGGTATCCGAAGACACCTACGTCGTACCATTCCATGGTGTTTCCGACGACGGTTCCGCCGAGGGCTTTTTTGAGCATGGGTGCATCAACAACATTTACGTCGTCAACGCCCAGGCGGCGTTTCTTAAGTTTGGGCAGCCGGGGCTTTTTGAGCTTAGGCTGCGATCGATCTGCGGTGTCCTTAACACCTGAATCCGGTTGAGTCATGCTTCGGTCTGTGGGCATTTGTTCATCTCCTTAAGGAGGTCATTTGCTTGCGACTTTCTGCTGCATCGCTACGGGCAGACCTTAAATTCTAGCAGATGGGTCATTGTGGACCCTGGGGAGGGTTTCTGTCAACCATGCAAAAACCCCGTGTTGAAAGCTCTAAACGGGCTTCTACACGGGGTTTCTGAGGGGGCGAAATTAGGCGTCGTGGTTTGTCTCCAAGATGCGAACCAAGGCCTCAAGACCTTCGGTGGCAGAGTCATCCTCGGTGCGCAAAACAACGGCTTCGCCGAACTCGATGCCCAGGCTCATCAGGGCCAGCATGCTGTCCGCGTCGACGGCCTCATCGAGGACTTCGCCAACGCGTGCGATGGTCACTTCCACACCAAGATCGCCTGCGGCCTCGGCGAAGATGGCGGCGGGGCGGGCGTGCAGCCCAACGGTGCTGGCAATGGTGGCGGTGCGTTCAATCATGAAATGCTCCAGATCTTTGTTTGATAGTCAGGGGTTTGGTGGTCGAACTTGGTGAAATCTTGGACTCGCCAACCGTGACCACCGCGGGTTTGTTCGCCCGCAGGGGCAGGAACTACAGGCCGAGTTCGGCCAAGGCAGGCAGCCCGGCGCGCACAAGCTCGCGGGCTTCGGAAGCGGAGGCTGCACCAACCGCGAGGTACGCCAACTGGCGGGACTGCTCCATGGTGACGGTGCGCAGGACCGCTGCAACGGCCGGAAGCGCCCGCGGTGTCATGGACAGCGAGGACACACCCAGACCGGCAAGCACCACGGCGAGAGCCGGGTCAGCGGCCGCCTCACCGCACACACCCACCGGCTTGGGCGGGGAATCCTCAAGGCCCCGCGACACCGAATGCTTGGCTTGTGCAACAGCACCCTCAACGGTGGCCAAAATCAGGGCCAGCACGGCAGGCTGCCAGGGATCGTTGAGCGCAGCAAGCGTGCCAAGCTGTCTGTCGGCAGCCATGGCGTACTGGGTCAGGTCGTTGGTCCCCAAACTGGCGAATTCCACACGGTCCAGCAAATGTCGGGACGTCAGCGCGGCCGAGGGCACCTCCACCATGACACCGGGAGTGTTCAGGCCCGCGGTGGCGCACAGGGCGGCAAAATCGGCGGCTTCGGCTGGCGTGGAAATCATGGGTGCCATGACCCAGACATGGGCTTGCGACTGTGCCGCGGCATCGGCAATGGCAGCTAGCTGGCGGGCCAGCACACCCGGAGTTGAGGTGTCGGTGCGGTAGCCTCGAACGCCCAGTGCCGGGTTTGGTTCGGTGCTGTCGGTCAAAAATGGCAGGGGCTTGTCCGCCCCGGCGTCGAGGGTGCGAACAACAACTTTCTTCCCGCCGAAAGCATCGAAGACGCCCTTGTAGGCGGCCACCTGATCCTCGTGGCTGGGTTCGGTGCTGTGGCCGAGGAAGCAGAATTCGGTGCGCAGTAGTCCAACACCTTCGGCGTTTGCCGCGGCAGCCTCCTGCGCATCCTTGGCTCCGCCGACATTGGCCAACAGGGCCAATCCGGTGCCGTCTGCCAGCTGTCCCTGACCATCAAAGACATCCAGCAGTGAGGCCTTCTCCAGCCACACGGCCACTGCCGCACGCTCGGCGTCACCCGGGTCCGTGCTGACAATTCCGGCTGACCCGTCAACGAACACGTCCGCGCCTTCTTCAAGTGCAGCTACTCCGGCGGCCGCAACCACGGCCGGGAGCCCCAAACTTCGGGCAATGATGGCGGTGTGCGACTGCGGTCCGCCACCCGCCGTGACTAGAGCAACAACCTTTGTCGGGTCAAGCGTCGCCGTGTCTGCGGGAGCAAGGTCGTCGGCAACCAGGATGAAAGGAACGGGGGAGTCCGGGATTTCCGGTGCCGGGACCCCGCGCAAAGCCGCCACGATGCGTGAACGCACATCAAGGACGTCGTGGGAGCGTTCAGCCATGTAACCGCCCAAGCTAATGAGCATGGCCGCCACGGTGTCGCCGGCATCCCAAATGGCCCGTTCTGCGGAGCTGCCCTTGTTGATGAGCTTGATGGCGGCCTTGATGAGCATCGGGTCGGTGGCCATCAAGGCTGTCGCCTCAAGGACTGCCTTGCCATCGCCCGTGGCGCGGGAGGCCCGCTCCGTCAGGGCGGCCTTAACCGTTGCCCCGGCTTCCTTGAGGCTGGCAGCGGCCGTCTCGGCCGACGTCGAACTATCCAATGCTTCACCCGCCGGTGGCGCAGTCAATGCGGCGGGCATGTGCCTGACGGGGCCAATGACACGGCCACGGAAGACGCCGACTCCAACAAAGCTTTGCACGGTTGCTCCTTCGAAAAACATGTCAGGTACTAGTTGGCCGCGGTTACAGGCTGTGCTGCTGCAAGAGTATCAACGGGCTTGCGAACAGCCCAGCGTTTCAGAGCCACAACTGCCAATCCGGCCACGATCGTGCCAACCACGATGGACAGGGCGAACATGCCCAGGTTGCCGATCGCGAAGAACACGAAGAACCCGCCGTGGGGTGCCTGTGAGGTGACATGGAATGCCATGGTCATGGCGCCGGTGACGGCACCGCCAAGCATGGAGGCGGGGATGACGCGCAGGGGATCGGCCGCGGCGAACGGGATGGCACCCTCAGAGATGAAGGAGGCGCCGAGCAGCCAAGCGGCCTTGCCGTTCTCACGCTCTGCAAGTGAGAAGCGCTTCTTGTCCAGCACGGTGGCAAGAGCCATTGCCAGTGGCGGAACCATGCCCGCTGCCATGACCGTGGCCATGATTTCCCACGGTGCCTGGTTGGCGAGGCTGCCTGCGCCCAGACCTGCAACAGCAAATGCGTAAGCAACCTTGTTGACCGGGCCACCCAAATCGAAGCACATCATGAGTCCCAAGATGATGCCCAGGACCACGGCGGAGGCGCCGGACATGCCCGTCAG includes:
- a CDS encoding GNAT family N-acetyltransferase, with the protein product MSANEAQESDPFDASVRMTRNDSRHRYELFEHEELAVISTFKDLPGHIDFEHTISQPGFEGRGLAKILARYALDDVVASGKRVIPHCPYISRFIAKHPDLYNQYTDFPEGP
- a CDS encoding SDR family NAD(P)-dependent oxidoreductase, with product MERPTALVTGATSGIGAEFAQQLGRSQHDLILVARDVVRLEAKAVRLRTEYGVNVEVLPADLVTDHGVASVCARLADSAKPVSMLVNNAGFSLVNAFERNTIDEESAHLRILAQTPMELAHAVLPGMLERGTGSIINVASVSAFIPRGTYGAAKSWLVSFSRFANLRYGPKGVRVTAVCPGFVHTEFHERMGANMRGVRPWMWLDAGRVVRVGLAANMAGKAVSIPSRRYATLMALNRLLPDRLAAAAGNRGR
- a CDS encoding MFS transporter, whose translation is MPTDRSMTQPDSGVKDTADRSQPKLKKPRLPKLKKRRLGVDDVNVVDAPMLKKALGGTVVGNTMEWYDVGVFGYLIGTMGPVFLPDSDPSVQTLFLLGTFAATFLARPLGGVVFGWLGDKIGRQKVLAATLIVMAASTFAVGLLPGYAQIGIWAAVLLVLLKLVQGFSTGGEYAGATTFVSEYAPDNRRGFFASILDLGSYMGFAIGAALVSVLQLTLGQEAMEQWGWRLPFLIAGPLGLIAVYFRMKIEESPQFQATLDANEENAKSAAASDEATSSGPVRLVKVYWRQVVLAMVLVAAANTVGYALTSYMPTYLTDSKGYDPVHGTLLTIPILVAMALCIPLTGRLSDRVGRRPVLWVGAISTVVLAVPAFLLIGVGPVWTTLLGLALIAFPVTFYVANLASALPALFPTSSRYGGMGISYNFAVAIFGGTAPFIIQGLITMTGNDMMPAYYLMLTSAIGAVAIYFLRESAQKPLPGSMPSVATLEEAQELVATQDDNPLLDMDHMPFDDSYEPATPGAGIPVTVGRPESDG
- a CDS encoding HPr family phosphocarrier protein; protein product: MIERTATIASTVGLHARPAAIFAEAAGDLGVEVTIARVGEVLDEAVDADSMLALMSLGIEFGEAVVLRTEDDSATEGLEALVRILETNHDA
- a CDS encoding putative PEP-binding protein, with product MQSFVGVGVFRGRVIGPVRHMPAALTAPPAGEALDSSTSAETAAASLKEAGATVKAALTERASRATGDGKAVLEATALMATDPMLIKAAIKLINKGSSAERAIWDAGDTVAAMLISLGGYMAERSHDVLDVRSRIVAALRGVPAPEIPDSPVPFILVADDLAPADTATLDPTKVVALVTAGGGPQSHTAIIARSLGLPAVVAAAGVAALEEGADVFVDGSAGIVSTDPGDAERAAVAVWLEKASLLDVFDGQGQLADGTGLALLANVGGAKDAQEAAAANAEGVGLLRTEFCFLGHSTEPSHEDQVAAYKGVFDAFGGKKVVVRTLDAGADKPLPFLTDSTEPNPALGVRGYRTDTSTPGVLARQLAAIADAAAQSQAHVWVMAPMISTPAEAADFAALCATAGLNTPGVMVEVPSAALTSRHLLDRVEFASLGTNDLTQYAMAADRQLGTLAALNDPWQPAVLALILATVEGAVAQAKHSVSRGLEDSPPKPVGVCGEAAADPALAVVLAGLGVSSLSMTPRALPAVAAVLRTVTMEQSRQLAYLAVGAASASEARELVRAGLPALAELGL